One Rosa chinensis cultivar Old Blush chromosome 5, RchiOBHm-V2, whole genome shotgun sequence genomic region harbors:
- the LOC112203207 gene encoding ribulose bisphosphate carboxylase/oxygenase activase, chloroplastic, translating to MASTVSTVGAVSRTPLSLNSSGAGSSIPSSAFLGSSLKKVNNTRLPYHKSVSAGSLRITAEIDEGKQSKSDKWKGLAYDISDDQQDITRGKGMVDSVFQAPTGSGTHNAIMSSYDYISTGLRTYNLDNNMDGFYIAPAFMDKLVVHITKNFMSLPNIKVPLILGIWGGKGQGKSFQCELVFAKMGITPIMMSAGELESGNAGEPAKLIRQRYREASDIIRKGKMCALFINDLDAGAGRMGGTTQYTVNNQMVNATLMNIADNPTNVQLPGMYNKEDNARVPVIVTGNDFSTLYAPLIRDGRMEKFYWAPTREDRIGVCIGIFKTDNIPEEAVVKIVDSFPGQSIDFFGALRARVYDDEVRKWISGVGVDGIGKKLVNSKEGLPTFEQPRMTLEKLLEYGNMLVQEQDNVKRVQLADTYLSQAALGDANRDSIKRGDFYGQAAQQVHVPVPEGCTDRTASNFDPTARSDDGSCEYQL from the exons ATGGCTTCCACAGTCTCAACTGTTGGAGCTGTTAGCAGAACACCC TTGAGCTTGAACAGCTCTGGTGCTGGAAGCTCAATCCCAAGCTCAGCTTTCTTGGGCAGCAGTTTGAAGAAGGTCAACAACACCAGACTTCCCTACCACAAATCTGTATCTGCAGGTAGCTTGAGAATCACAGCAGAAATCGATGAGGGAAAGCAGTCGAAATCAGACAAGTGGAAAGGCCTTGCTTATGACATTTCTGATGACCAACAAGACATTACAAGAGGAAAGGGAATGGTTGATTCTGTGTTCCAAGCTCCCACTGGGAGTGGGACTCACAATGCCATCATGAGCTCATATGATTACATCAGCACCGGACTTCGCAC GTACAACTTGGATAACAACATGGATGGGTTTTACATAGCTCCAGCTTTCATGGACAAGCTTGTGGTTCATATCACCAAGAACTTCATGAGCCTGCCTAACATTAAG GTTCCCCTTATTCTTGGTATATGGGGAGGAAAAGGTCAGGGAAAATCATTCCAGTGTGAGCTTGTGTTTGCCAAGATGGGAATTAC CCCCATCATGATGAGTGCTGGAGAATTAGAAAGTGGGAATGCAGGAGAGCCAGCAAAGTTGATCAGACAAAGGTATCGGGAGGCTTCAGACATCATCCGAAAAGGAAAAATGTGTGCCCTCTTCATCAATGATCTCGATGCAGGTGCTGGTAGGATGGGTGGAACCACACAGTACACTGTGAACAACCAGATGGTCAACGCAACCCTCATGAACATTGCTGATAACCCAACAAATGTGCAGCTTCCCGGTATGTACAACAAGGAGGACAATGCTAGAGTGCCGGTTATTGTCACTGGTAATGACTTCTCTACACTCTATGCGCCTCTTATCCGTGATGGTCGTATGGAGAAGTTTTACTGGGCTCCCACAAGGGAAGACCGGATTGGTGTTTGCATCGGAATCTTCAAGACTGACAATATTCCTGAGGAGGCTGTTGTTAAGATTGTAGACTCATTCCCTGGTCAATCTATTG ATTTCTTTGGTGCCCTTCGAGCTCGTGTCTACGATGATGAAGTGAGGAAGTGGATATCCGGTGTTGGAGTAGACGGCATTGGGAAAAAGCTTGTGAACTCAAAAGAAGGTCTCCCAACTTTTGAGCAGCCTAGGATGACACTGGAGAAGCTTCTTGAGTATGGTAACATGCTTGTTCAAGAGCAGGACAATGTCAAGAGAGTTCAACTTGCTGACACTTACTTGAGTCAAGCAGCACTTGGAGATGCTAACCGGGATTCTATTAAAAGAGGAGATTTCTATG GCCAGGCAGCCCAGCAAGTTCATGTACCAGTTCCTGAAGGATGTACTGATCGAACAGCCTCAAACTTTGACCCAACAGCTAGGAGTGACGATGGTAGCTGTGAGTACCAACTCTAA
- the LOC112203205 gene encoding D-xylose-proton symporter-like 3, chloroplastic isoform X2, whose protein sequence is MAFSTRPLFNHTLYAPPLRQPKKQKPVGSQNGYSSGDEAQSLIPEATPQEDYSWVSVIIPFVFPALGGLLFGYDIGATSGATISLTSAELSGTTWFNLTAVQLGLVVSGSLYGALFGSLLVYPIADFLGRRRELITAAALYLLGGLITGCAPGLGVLLVGRLLYGIGIGMAMHGAPLYIAETCPSQIRGTLVSLKELFIVLGILLGYLVGSFQIDAIGGWRYMYGISAPIALLMGIGMWILPPSPRWLLLKAAQGKGSVKEYKEKAVLALSKLRGRPPGDKVSEKQIEETFVTLKSAYADQESEGSLMEVFQGPSLKAFIIAGGLVLFQQITGQPSVLYYAGPILQSAGFSAAADATKVSVIIGLFKFVMTGIAVLKVDDLGRRPLLIVGVSGLALSLFLLSAYYKFLGGFPLVAVASLLLYVGCYQISFGPISWLMVSEIFPLQTRGKGISLAVLTNFGSNALVTFAFSPLKEALGADNLFLLFGAIALISLLFVVLIVPETKGLSLEEIESKILK, encoded by the exons ATGGCTTTCTCAACTCGGCCACTGTTCAACCACACACTATACGCACCACCACTTCGTCAACCCAAGAAGCAGAAACCT GTTGGATCTCAGAATGGCTATTCTTCAGGGGATGAGGCTCAGTCTCTTATTCCTGAGGCAACTCCGCAAGAGGATTATTCTTGGGTTTCTGTGATTATTCC TTTTGTGTTTCCGGCATTGGGTGGTCTGTTATTTGGGTACGACATTGGTGCCACTTCTGGTGCTACCATCTCATTAACG TCCGCTGAGCTTAGTGGCACAACTTGGTTTAATCTAACAGCTGTTCAGCTTGGTCTTGTG GTTAGTGGTTCCCTCTATGGAGCTCTTTTTGGTTCTCTCCTTGTCTACCCAATTGCTGATTTCCTTG GAAGGAGGAGAGAACTCATCACAGCAGCTGCACTTTATCTCCTTGGGGGTCTGATCACCGGATGTGCTCCGGGCCTTGGTGTTCTCTTAGTAGGGCGTCTTTTATATGGCATTGGTATTGGAATG GCCATGCATGGGGCTCCACTCTATATTGCTGAAACATGTCCATCTCAAATTCGTGGAACTCTAGTGTCATTGAAGGAGCTCTTCATAGTTTTGGGGATCCTG TTGGGTTATTTAGTAGGAAGCTTTCAGATTGATGCAATTGGGGGGTGGCGTTACATGTATGGAATAAGTGCTCCCATTGCTTTACTTATGGGAATAGGCATGTGGATTCTCCCACCCTCTCCTCGCTGGTTGCTTCTCAAGGCAGCTCAAGGTAAAGGGTCTGTGAAAGAATACAAAGAAAAAGCCGTTCTTGCCTTGAGCAAGTTGAGAGGCCGGCCTCCTGGTGACAAAGTGTCTGAAAAGCAAATAGAAGAGACATTTGTTACTTTGAAGTCAGCCTATGCAGATCAGGAATCAGAGGGGAGTTTGATGGAGGTCTTTCAAGGCCCTAGTTTGAAGGCCTTCATAATTGCTGGGGGTTTGGTCctttttcaacaa ATAACAGGGCAACCAAGTGTCCTATATTATGCAGGTCCAATTCTTCAG AGCGCAGGATTCTCCGCTGCCGCTGATGCTACCAAAGTATCGGTTATAATTGGGTTGTTCAAG TTCGTGATGACAGGGATAGCTGTGCTGAAAGTTGATGATCTAGGAAGAAGACCTTTGCTGATAGTAGGAGTCAGTGGACTT GCTCTTTCCTTGTTCCTCCTCTCTGCTTACTACAAATTTCTTGGAGGGTTCCCACTTGTTGCTGtagcttctcttcttctctatgTTGGTTGCTACCAG ATATCTTTTGGTCCTATAAGTTGGCTTATGGTATCGGAAATATTCCCGCTTCAGACAAGAGGAAAAGGGATTAGTCTTGCAGTTCTTACTAACTTTGGTTCAAATGCTCTTGTGACATTTGCATTCTCACCATTGAAG GAGGCACTAGGAGCAGACAACCTTTTCCTCCTTTTTGGGGCTATCGCCTTGATATCTCTTCTGTTCGTTGTACTAATTGTCCCAGAAACCAAAGGTTTGAGTTTGGAAGAAATAGAATCCAAAATCTTGAAATAG
- the LOC112203205 gene encoding D-xylose-proton symporter-like 3, chloroplastic isoform X1: MAFSTRPLFNHTLYAPPLRQPKKQKPVIPLFSNAHSTPPPLRSSACFRAKFGTFTNPSSKLGFSVKVGSQNGYSSGDEAQSLIPEATPQEDYSWVSVIIPFVFPALGGLLFGYDIGATSGATISLTSAELSGTTWFNLTAVQLGLVVSGSLYGALFGSLLVYPIADFLGRRRELITAAALYLLGGLITGCAPGLGVLLVGRLLYGIGIGMAMHGAPLYIAETCPSQIRGTLVSLKELFIVLGILLGYLVGSFQIDAIGGWRYMYGISAPIALLMGIGMWILPPSPRWLLLKAAQGKGSVKEYKEKAVLALSKLRGRPPGDKVSEKQIEETFVTLKSAYADQESEGSLMEVFQGPSLKAFIIAGGLVLFQQITGQPSVLYYAGPILQSAGFSAAADATKVSVIIGLFKFVMTGIAVLKVDDLGRRPLLIVGVSGLALSLFLLSAYYKFLGGFPLVAVASLLLYVGCYQISFGPISWLMVSEIFPLQTRGKGISLAVLTNFGSNALVTFAFSPLKEALGADNLFLLFGAIALISLLFVVLIVPETKGLSLEEIESKILK; this comes from the exons ATGGCTTTCTCAACTCGGCCACTGTTCAACCACACACTATACGCACCACCACTTCGTCAACCCAAGAAGCAGAAACCTGTAATCCCACTTTTCTCTAATGCCCACTCTACCCCTCCTCCCCTCCGTTCTTCTGCTTGTTTCAGGGCCAAGTTTGGCACTTTCACAAACCCATCATCAAAACTCGGATTCAGTGTCAAG GTTGGATCTCAGAATGGCTATTCTTCAGGGGATGAGGCTCAGTCTCTTATTCCTGAGGCAACTCCGCAAGAGGATTATTCTTGGGTTTCTGTGATTATTCC TTTTGTGTTTCCGGCATTGGGTGGTCTGTTATTTGGGTACGACATTGGTGCCACTTCTGGTGCTACCATCTCATTAACG TCCGCTGAGCTTAGTGGCACAACTTGGTTTAATCTAACAGCTGTTCAGCTTGGTCTTGTG GTTAGTGGTTCCCTCTATGGAGCTCTTTTTGGTTCTCTCCTTGTCTACCCAATTGCTGATTTCCTTG GAAGGAGGAGAGAACTCATCACAGCAGCTGCACTTTATCTCCTTGGGGGTCTGATCACCGGATGTGCTCCGGGCCTTGGTGTTCTCTTAGTAGGGCGTCTTTTATATGGCATTGGTATTGGAATG GCCATGCATGGGGCTCCACTCTATATTGCTGAAACATGTCCATCTCAAATTCGTGGAACTCTAGTGTCATTGAAGGAGCTCTTCATAGTTTTGGGGATCCTG TTGGGTTATTTAGTAGGAAGCTTTCAGATTGATGCAATTGGGGGGTGGCGTTACATGTATGGAATAAGTGCTCCCATTGCTTTACTTATGGGAATAGGCATGTGGATTCTCCCACCCTCTCCTCGCTGGTTGCTTCTCAAGGCAGCTCAAGGTAAAGGGTCTGTGAAAGAATACAAAGAAAAAGCCGTTCTTGCCTTGAGCAAGTTGAGAGGCCGGCCTCCTGGTGACAAAGTGTCTGAAAAGCAAATAGAAGAGACATTTGTTACTTTGAAGTCAGCCTATGCAGATCAGGAATCAGAGGGGAGTTTGATGGAGGTCTTTCAAGGCCCTAGTTTGAAGGCCTTCATAATTGCTGGGGGTTTGGTCctttttcaacaa ATAACAGGGCAACCAAGTGTCCTATATTATGCAGGTCCAATTCTTCAG AGCGCAGGATTCTCCGCTGCCGCTGATGCTACCAAAGTATCGGTTATAATTGGGTTGTTCAAG TTCGTGATGACAGGGATAGCTGTGCTGAAAGTTGATGATCTAGGAAGAAGACCTTTGCTGATAGTAGGAGTCAGTGGACTT GCTCTTTCCTTGTTCCTCCTCTCTGCTTACTACAAATTTCTTGGAGGGTTCCCACTTGTTGCTGtagcttctcttcttctctatgTTGGTTGCTACCAG ATATCTTTTGGTCCTATAAGTTGGCTTATGGTATCGGAAATATTCCCGCTTCAGACAAGAGGAAAAGGGATTAGTCTTGCAGTTCTTACTAACTTTGGTTCAAATGCTCTTGTGACATTTGCATTCTCACCATTGAAG GAGGCACTAGGAGCAGACAACCTTTTCCTCCTTTTTGGGGCTATCGCCTTGATATCTCTTCTGTTCGTTGTACTAATTGTCCCAGAAACCAAAGGTTTGAGTTTGGAAGAAATAGAATCCAAAATCTTGAAATAG
- the LOC112165968 gene encoding transcription initiation factor IIA large subunit has protein sequence MATTSAVYISVIEDVINKVKEEFVNGAGEDVLKELQGTWEAKMMQAGVVNAPIERSAAAKPTPGVTPVHDLNVPYEGTEEYETPTADLLFPPTPLQTPMPQTPIPTPIPQTPIQTPGTAENYNIPTGASDDSGGGNAGGNTELKPGRPSPYMQPPSPWMTQRPPLDVNIAYVEGRDEVDRGTSHQPPTQDFFTMSAGKRKREEIPPQYQAGEFIPQQDGAGDAIPELFEIEICGGSTSIGGGGRAYGKMSACAPKIPQLDGPIPDPYEELSTPNIYNYQGVFNEDYNIANTPAPNDVPVSTPAPVVQNDVGDDDEDDEPPLNENDDDDLDDVDQGEELNTQHLVLAQFDKVTRTKSRWKCTLKDGIMHINNKDVLFNKATGEFDF, from the exons ATGGCGACGACGAGCGCTGTCTACATCAGTGTCATCGAGGACGTCATCAACAAGGTCAAAGAAGAGTTCGTCAATGGCGCCGGAGAAGACGTTCTCAAGGAGCTTCAAGGA ACTTGGGAGGCGAAGATGATGCAAGCTGGTGTTGTAAATGCTCCGATTGAGAGGTCTGCGGCTGCAAAGCCCACACCTGGAGTTACTCCAGTTCATGATCTCAACGTACCGTATGAGGGGACTGAGGAGTATGAAACTCCTACTGCTGATTTACTCTTCCCTCCA ACCCCGTTACAAACTCCAATGCCACAAACTCCTATTCCAACTCCCATCCCACAAACTCCAATTCAAACACCAGGAACTGCGGAGAATTATAATATTCCTACTGGAGCTAGTGACGATTCTGGTGGCGGCAACGCAGGTGGAAATACAGAGTTGAAACCAGGAAGACCTAGCCCATACATG CAACCTCCTTCTCCGTGGATGACTCAGCGGCCCCCACTTGATGTTAATATTG CTTACGTGGAAGGGCGGGATGAGGTGGACAGAGGAACCTCTCATCAACCCCCGACACAG GACTTTTTCACAATGTCTGCTGGAAAGCGAAAACGTGAAGAAATCCCCCCACAATATCAAGCTGGTGAGTTTATACCCCAGCAAGATGGAGCCGGAGATGCTATACCTGAACTTTTTGAGATTGAG ATTTGTGGAGGGAGCACTTCTATTGGTGGTGGTGGACGTGCGTATGGTAAGATGTCTGCTTGTGCACCCAAGATTCCTCAACTCGATGGGCCCATCCCTGATCCCTATGAAGAGCTTTCTACTCCCAAT ATATACAATTATCAAGGAGTTTTCAATGAAGACTACAACATTGCCAACACACCAGCTCCCAATG ATGTACCAGTCAGCACTCCAGCTCCTGTTGTTCAGAATGATGTTGGAGATGATGATGAGGACGATGAGCCCCCATTGAATGAAAATGACGATGATGATCTGGATGATGTGGACCAAGGAGAGGAACTGAACACACAGCATTTGGTATTGGCTCAGTTTGACAAG GTGACACGCACCAAGAGCAGGTGGAAGTGCACACTGAAGGATGGCATTATGCACATAAACAATAAGGATGTCCTTTTTAATAAG GCGACGGGAGAATTCGACTTCTGA